In Bacillus toyonensis BCT-7112, a single window of DNA contains:
- the glgC gene encoding glucose-1-phosphate adenylyltransferase: MAQKQKCVAMLLAGGKGSRLSALTKNLAKPAVPFGGKYRIIDFTLSNCANSGIETVGILTQYQPLELHNYIGIGNAWDLDRVNGGVTVLPPYAESSGVKWYTGTASAIYQNLNYLSQYEPEYVLILSGDHIYKMDYSKMLDYHVEKEADVSISVIEVPWDEASRFGIMNTNEEMEIVEFEEKPQFPRSNLASMGIYIFNWAILKEYLEMDARNPESSNDFGKDVLPLLLDEGKKLMAYPFEGYWKDVGTVKSLWEANMDLLRDETSLNLNDRNWRIYSVNPNEPPQYIAEKAKVEESLINEGCVIEGDVKHSVLFQGVTVEEGSMVIDSVVMPGAKIGKNVVIERAIVGSEMVIEDGTIIRPEKNVDDVVLIAEGK, translated from the coding sequence ATGGCTCAAAAACAAAAGTGCGTAGCAATGTTACTAGCAGGGGGAAAAGGTAGTCGTTTAAGTGCATTGACAAAAAATTTAGCCAAGCCAGCTGTTCCATTTGGTGGTAAATATCGCATTATTGATTTTACGTTAAGTAATTGTGCGAATTCTGGTATTGAAACGGTTGGGATTTTGACGCAGTATCAACCGCTCGAACTTCATAATTATATCGGAATCGGCAATGCTTGGGATTTAGACCGAGTAAACGGTGGAGTCACAGTATTACCTCCTTATGCGGAGTCTTCAGGTGTGAAGTGGTACACAGGTACGGCAAGTGCCATTTATCAAAACTTAAACTATTTAAGTCAGTACGAACCAGAGTATGTCCTTATTTTATCAGGCGATCATATTTATAAAATGGATTACAGTAAAATGCTAGATTACCATGTTGAGAAAGAAGCGGACGTTTCGATTTCTGTTATTGAAGTGCCTTGGGATGAAGCGAGTCGCTTTGGCATTATGAATACGAATGAAGAGATGGAAATTGTTGAGTTTGAAGAGAAACCGCAATTTCCAAGAAGTAATCTTGCATCAATGGGAATCTATATTTTTAACTGGGCAATTTTGAAAGAGTATTTAGAAATGGATGCAAGAAATCCTGAATCTAGTAATGATTTCGGAAAAGATGTACTTCCGCTTTTATTAGATGAAGGGAAGAAGCTAATGGCGTATCCGTTTGAAGGATATTGGAAAGATGTTGGAACAGTGAAAAGCTTATGGGAAGCGAATATGGATTTACTTCGCGATGAAACATCATTGAATTTAAATGATCGTAACTGGCGTATTTATTCTGTCAATCCAAACGAACCGCCTCAATATATTGCGGAAAAGGCAAAAGTGGAAGAATCACTGATTAACGAAGGGTGCGTCATTGAAGGGGACGTGAAGCATTCTGTCTTATTCCAAGGGGTGACGGTGGAAGAAGGTAGTATGGTTATTGATTCCGTCGTTATGCCAGGAGCGAAGATTGGGAAAAATGTTGTGATTGAAAGAGCAATTGTTGGATCGGAAATGGTTATTGAAGATGGAACAATCATTCGTCCAGAAAAAAATGTTGACGATGTAGTATTAATTGCTGAAGGGAAATAG
- a CDS encoding CalY family protein — protein MSLKQKVGMGVVTATLGLSLTCGGVFAYFSDSETSSNSFQAGTLDLSINPSVIVDVKDLKPGDFIEKNFTLENKGSLDIAKVALETSYEVTDAKLNNDGEDLGDHIIVKFLVNDGKPSNPNDDHEILWETKLSKLKTMKPEDVATSLERHNLIDGITSGETDYLHVLFSFEDNDQDQNKFQGDSLQLNWTFHAEQTKGVEK, from the coding sequence ATGTCATTGAAACAAAAAGTAGGAATGGGAGTTGTCACAGCAACGCTTGGCTTATCACTTACATGCGGCGGTGTATTCGCCTACTTCAGTGATTCTGAAACATCTAGTAACTCATTTCAAGCTGGAACACTAGATCTTTCTATTAATCCAAGTGTAATCGTTGATGTGAAAGATTTAAAGCCAGGTGACTTTATTGAAAAAAATTTCACGCTTGAAAATAAAGGGTCATTGGATATTGCAAAAGTAGCACTTGAAACATCCTATGAAGTTACAGATGCAAAGCTAAATAATGACGGTGAAGATTTAGGCGACCACATTATCGTAAAGTTTCTAGTGAATGATGGAAAGCCATCGAATCCAAACGATGATCATGAAATTTTGTGGGAAACAAAACTATCAAAATTAAAAACTATGAAACCTGAGGATGTAGCTACATCTTTAGAACGTCATAACTTAATAGACGGTATTACATCTGGTGAAACAGATTATTTACACGTGCTCTTCTCCTTTGAAGACAACGACCAAGATCAAAATAAATTCCAAGGTGATTCCTTACAGCTAAACTGGACATTCCATGCCGAGCAAACAAAAGGCGTGGAGAAATAA
- the glgB gene encoding 1,4-alpha-glucan branching protein GlgB: MSVINCEKVKRDEFHTEKYYESYSIFGAHIVTEDEMRGVRFTVWAPHAKAMSVVGDFNEWDYEQHKMLQETEEGIWSLFIPHIEEREIYKYAIETMAGDVIFKADPYAVYAEVRPNTASVVFDMKGYEWNDKNWSRKKKKKPVYKEAMTVYELHFGSWKKKEDGTLYSYREMVEELIPYVVEHQFTHIEIMPLVEHPYDRSWGYQGTGYYAATSRFGTPHDLMYFVDECHKYGIGVILDWVPGHFCKDAHGLYLFDGTPTYEYKDKDVQENQVWGTVNFDLGKREVRNFLISNALFWMRYFHIDGFRVDAVANMLYWNKEGQEQSNEHAVSFLRELNEAVFAEDEDFLMTAEDSTAWPLVTAPTYEGGLGFNYKWNMGWMNDVLKYMECAPEYRKYIHEKITFSLLYAYSENFILPLSHDEVVHGKKSLLNKMPGDYWDKFAQLRLLYGYLFTHPGKKLLFMGGEFGQFDEWKDLEDLDWNLHDFEMHRYMHDYFKELIALYKRSKPLWQLDHSPEGFQWIDANNNEQSIFSFIRQGDKQEDALVVVCNFTKATYENYKVGVPDFEYYNEILNSDAEQYGGSGQVNKKRLKATLEPYHNQEAHVEITIPPFGVSILRPVKTRKGSKKQDGSKTKVRSNVTSRGKR, from the coding sequence TTGAGTGTAATAAATTGTGAAAAAGTGAAACGAGATGAGTTTCATACAGAAAAGTACTATGAGAGTTATAGCATCTTTGGCGCACATATTGTGACGGAAGATGAGATGCGAGGGGTACGATTTACAGTATGGGCTCCTCATGCGAAAGCAATGAGTGTTGTTGGCGATTTTAATGAATGGGATTATGAGCAACATAAGATGCTACAAGAGACAGAAGAGGGAATTTGGTCCTTGTTTATACCGCATATTGAAGAAAGGGAAATATATAAATATGCGATTGAAACGATGGCTGGTGACGTCATTTTTAAGGCAGATCCGTACGCTGTATATGCAGAAGTAAGACCGAATACGGCATCTGTAGTTTTTGATATGAAGGGATACGAATGGAATGATAAAAACTGGAGTCGTAAGAAAAAGAAAAAGCCGGTTTATAAAGAAGCGATGACAGTTTATGAATTACATTTCGGTTCCTGGAAGAAGAAAGAAGATGGAACGCTGTATTCTTATAGGGAAATGGTAGAAGAACTCATTCCGTATGTGGTGGAACATCAATTTACACATATTGAAATCATGCCGCTTGTTGAGCATCCATATGATCGTTCTTGGGGATATCAAGGGACGGGATATTATGCAGCAACGAGTAGATTCGGCACACCACATGATTTGATGTATTTTGTCGATGAATGTCATAAATATGGAATCGGTGTCATTTTAGATTGGGTGCCGGGGCATTTTTGTAAAGATGCTCACGGTCTATATTTGTTTGATGGGACACCGACTTATGAATATAAAGATAAGGATGTACAAGAAAACCAAGTATGGGGAACTGTCAATTTTGATTTAGGAAAAAGGGAAGTACGTAATTTCTTAATTTCAAATGCGTTATTTTGGATGAGATATTTCCATATTGACGGTTTCAGGGTGGATGCAGTTGCGAATATGTTGTACTGGAATAAAGAAGGACAGGAGCAAAGTAATGAGCACGCTGTTTCATTTTTACGAGAGTTAAATGAAGCGGTATTTGCAGAGGATGAAGACTTTCTTATGACAGCAGAAGATTCAACAGCTTGGCCACTTGTAACAGCTCCAACTTATGAAGGTGGACTTGGATTCAATTACAAATGGAATATGGGCTGGATGAATGACGTGCTGAAATATATGGAGTGTGCACCTGAATACAGGAAGTATATTCATGAGAAAATAACATTCTCTTTACTATATGCTTACTCTGAAAACTTCATATTACCGCTTTCTCATGATGAAGTCGTTCACGGGAAAAAGTCGTTATTAAATAAAATGCCAGGAGATTACTGGGATAAGTTTGCTCAGCTTCGTTTATTATATGGATATTTATTTACTCATCCAGGAAAGAAATTACTTTTCATGGGAGGAGAATTTGGGCAGTTTGATGAGTGGAAAGACCTTGAAGATTTAGATTGGAATTTACATGATTTTGAAATGCATCGTTATATGCATGATTACTTTAAAGAGCTCATAGCATTGTATAAGCGCTCAAAACCACTTTGGCAGCTTGATCATTCACCTGAAGGATTTCAGTGGATTGATGCTAATAATAATGAGCAAAGTATTTTCTCGTTTATTCGCCAAGGAGATAAACAAGAAGATGCGTTAGTTGTCGTATGTAATTTTACGAAAGCTACATATGAAAACTATAAAGTAGGTGTGCCAGATTTCGAGTATTATAACGAGATTTTAAACAGTGATGCGGAGCAATATGGCGGCTCGGGGCAAGTGAATAAAAAACGTCTTAAGGCGACTCTAGAACCGTACCATAATCAAGAGGCACATGTAGAAATTACAATTCCACCATTTGGCGTATCCATATTACGACCAGTGAAGACTAGAAAGGGGAGCAAAAAACAAGATGGCTCAAAAACAAAAGTGCGTAGCAATGTTACTAGCAGGGGGAAAAGGTAG